A window of Juglans regia cultivar Chandler chromosome 7, Walnut 2.0, whole genome shotgun sequence contains these coding sequences:
- the LOC108991289 gene encoding protein FLX-like 3: MAGRNRGPREAFNDRHGYPEGPFMRGPPMPRHPPHPHPHPALLEEELEMQHAEIRRLLGDNRRLVEDRMALHREVGAAKEELHRMNLIISDIRAEQEMRCRELREKGMKLEADLRATEPLKNETAQLRTEVQKLNNLRQDLAAQVQSLTKDISRLKADNQQIPLLRAEIDGMHQELMHARAALDYEKKANIELMEQRQTMEKNLVSMAREVEKLRAEFANADRPWGAGGAYGMKFSSSESAFPASYGDGYGVHLGAADKGPRYGPGPASLGGAEKPRMTRR, encoded by the exons ATGGCAGGGCGAAACCGTGGTCCCCGTGAAGCCTTTAATGATAGGCATGGTTATCCTGAAGGGCCTTTCATGCGGGGCCCTCCTATGCCTAGGcatcctcctcatcctcatcctcatcctgCTTTGCTGGAGGAAGAGCTTGAAATGCAGCATGCTGAGATTCGGAGGCTCTTAGGCGACAATAGGAGGCTAGTCGAAGACCGTATGGCTCTGCATCGAGAGGTTGGTGCTGCCAAGGAGGAGCTTCATCGCATGAACCTCATTATTTCCGACATTCGTGCAGAACAAGAAATGCGCTGTAGGGAGCTTAGGGAGAAAGGCATGAAACTGGAGGCTGATCTCCGAGCAACTGAGCCTTTGAAAAATGAGACTGCACAACTTCGCACAGAAGTCCAGAAGCTGAATAACCTTAGGCAGGACCTTGCAGCGCAAGTTCAGAGCCTCACAAAGGATATTTCAAGATTGAAGGCTGATAATCAACAGATTCCTCTTTTAAGGGCAGAGATTGATGGCATGCACCAGGAGCTTATGCATGCTAG AGCTGCGCTTGATTATGAGAAGAAAGCAAACATTGAGTTGATGGAACAGAGACAGACAATGGAGAAGAACTTGGTTTCCATGGCCCGTGAAGTTGAGAAGCTACGTGCAGAATTTGCAAATGCTGACAGGCCGTGGGGTGCTG GTGGAGCATATGGGATGAAATTCAGCAGCTCAGAAAGCGCCTTCCCTGCTTCTTATGGAGATGGATATGGTGTTCATCTG ggtGCTGCTGACAAAGGTCCTCGGTATGGTCCGGGTCCAGCTTCATTGGGAGGAGCCGAGAAGCCTCGCATGACTCGTCGTTAA